A single genomic interval of Coregonus clupeaformis isolate EN_2021a unplaced genomic scaffold, ASM2061545v1 scaf0689, whole genome shotgun sequence harbors:
- the LOC123485438 gene encoding stonustoxin subunit beta-like: protein MRLLSAGLRNPNCALQTLRLSGCLVTEKGCTFLASALESNPSHLKELDLSFNHPGDSGVKLLSARLEDPHCRLEKLSLDHGGESRIKPGLRKYACQLKLNGMSADSDLTLSEDNTRVVRRTQVNRYPHLDFSDSDDSDRTEELDKWAKVRCREPLSDGRFYWQVEWTGWVDIGVTYTSRSVTEKKRSWGLFCCNEQYTFIHNIRFSVVPVPRPDPKCIGVYLDFPAGALSFYSVSSGTLTHLYTFHTTFT from the exons ATGAGGCTCCTCTCTGCTGGACTGAGGAACCCCAACTGTGCCTTACAGACTCTTAG gCTTTCTGGTTGTctagtcacagagaaaggctgtacGTTTCTTGCCTCTGCTCTGGAGTCAAATCCCTCCCACCTGAAAGAACTGGACCTGAGCttcaatcacccaggagactccggagtgaagctgctctctgctagactggaggatccacactgtagACTGGAGAAACTCAG TTtggaccatggtggagagtccaGAATCAAACCAGGCCTGAGGAAAT ATGCCTGCCAGCTCAAGCTGAACGGTATGTCAGCAGATAGTGACCTGACTCTGTCCGAGGACAACACGAGGGTGGTGAGGAGAACACAGGTTAACCGATATCCTCATTTGGATTTCTCGGATTCAGATGACTCAGATCGGACAGAAGAGTTGGATAAGTGGGCCAAAGTACGCTGCAGGGAGCCCCTGTCTGATGGCCGTTTCTACTGGCAGGTTGAATGGACTGGCTGGGTTGACATTGGGGTGACATATACATCCAGATCGGTTACTGAGAAGAAGAGGTCTTGGGGGCTTTTCTGCTGCAATGAACAGTACACATTTATTCATAATATCAGGTTCTCAGTTGTGCCAGTACCCAGGCCGGACCCAAAGTGtataggagtgtatctggactttCCGGCTGGCGCTCTGTCCTTTTACAGCGTCTCCTCTGGtacactgacccacctgtacacattccacACCACGTTCACTTAG
- the LOC121561595 gene encoding NACHT, LRR and PYD domains-containing protein 14-like, with amino-acid sequence MCHIPVFSWITAMVLGKMLSENDHGKVPKTLTEMYIRFLLTLTSMKNKKYNGKNEPDPRILSESDVQIILKLGKLAFQNLEKSNLVFSEDDLRGCGIDVKEGFLLSGMCTELFREEDPMFRANKYSFVHLSIQEFFAALYVAYLFVSENVNPFASRENRLPRSNYGYFGESDDFSEDEDYRPQPRGSQQQQKTLHDLQRSAVDEALKTKTGHLDLFLRFLLGISLESNQILLKCLQLQTEGDKESIQNTIQYIKDKLSDERQYPSPERCINLFHCLIGLNDTSFVNEIQRFLTSKNPAEKNLTPAQCSAMAYVLLMSEEVLDKLDVREYNTSDEGRERLVPAVRCCRKAILADCCLTTSCCETVASALQLPDSQLRELDLSGNALLDLKSLSVGLRSPNCRLESLNLSHINMGRSGPELLKAVLMGAHSQPLVLRLTSCDLKDDICETVASALQSAGSCLTELDLSYNKLTDTGVKQISSGLMSPHCNLKILRLTGCGVTEESCGSLSSAIAVSQLEELRLGCIKLGDSGVKLLSAGLMDPHCQIQTLGLRECNLSDVPVSPWLLSCGHTQY; translated from the exons atgtgccacattccagtcttctctTGGATTACTGCCATGGTTCTTGGGAAAATGTTGAGTGAAAATGACCATGGAAAAGTCCCTAaaactctgactgagatgtacattCGTTTCCTACTCACTCTGACAAGCATGAAGAACAAGAAATATAATGGGAAAAACGAACCAGATCCTCGTATTCTGTCAGAGTCTGACGTACAGATCATTCTGAAGCTTGGAAAACTAGCCTTCCAAAACTTGGAAAAGAGCAATCTGGTGTTTTCTGAAGACGATCTGAGAGGGTgtggcattgatgtcaaagaaGGCTTCTTGCTCTCAGGGATGTGCACAGAGCTCTTCAGAGAGGAGGACCCAATGTTTAGAGCAAACAAGTACAGCTTTGTGCATCTCAGCATTCAGGAGTTCTTCGCTGCACTCTATGTTGCCTACCTCTTTGTCAGTGAAAATGTCAACCCGTTTGCATCAAGAGAGAACAGGCTACCAAGATCGAATTACGGGTATTTTGGAGAAAGTGATGACTTCAGTGAGGACGAAGATTACAGGCCACAACCCAGAGGTTCTCAGCAGCAGCAGAAAACACTGCATGACTTGCAGAGGAGTGCGGTGGATGAAGCTTTGAAGACCAAGACCGGTCATCTAGACctcttcctccgcttccttctgggcatctcactggagtccaatcagatcCTCTTGAAATGCCTACAGCTCCAGActgagggagacaaagagagtatCCAGAATACCATCCAATACATCAAAGACAAGCTCTCAGACGAAAGACAATATCCCTccccagagaggtgcatcaatctcttCCACTGTTTGATTGGGTTGAACGATACCTCGTTTGTGAATGAAATTCAAAGGTTCTTGACATCCAAAAACCCTGCTGAGAAGAACCTGACGCCTGCACAGTGCTCGGCGATGGCATACGTACTCTTGATGTCAGAGGAAGTGTTGGACAAACTGGACGTGAGAGAGTACAACACGTCAGATGAGGGGCGTGAGAGGCTGGTCCCTGCTGTTCGATGCTGCCGAAAGGCTAT ACTAGCGGACTGCTGCCTTACAACGAGTTGCTGTGAAACGGTGGCATCTGCACTACAGCTGCCCGACTCCcagctgagagagctggacctcagCGGCAACGCCCTGTTGGACCTGAAGTCCCTCTCTGTTGGACTGAGGAGTCCCAACTGCCGACTGGAGTCACTTAACCTTAGCCATATCAACATGGGAAGATCGGGACCAGAGCTTCTAAAGGCTGTGCTGATGGGTGCTCACAGCCAGCCACTTGTGTTGAG ACTCACCAGTTGTGATCTCAAAGATGACATTTGTGAAACCGTTGCCTCGGCTCTCCAGTCAGCTGGCTCATGTCTGACAGAGCTGGATCTCAGCTACAACAAACTGACAGACACAGGGGTGAAGCAGATCTCCAGTGGTCTTATGAGTCCACACTGTAACCTGAAGATACTGAG ACTGACTGGTTGTGGGGTTACAGAGGAGTCCTGTGGAAGTTTGTCCTCTGCTATAGCAGTCTCTCAGCTCGAGGAACTACGTCTGGGCTGCATCAAACTGGGCGACTCTGGAGTAAAGCTGCTGTCTGCTGGACTGATGGATCCACACTGTCAGATACAGACTCTGGG GCTAAGGGAGTGTAATCTCTCAGACGTTCCTGTGTCTCCCTGGCTCCTGTCCTGTGGTCATACTCAgtactga
- the LOC121561594 gene encoding LOW QUALITY PROTEIN: NACHT, LRR and PYD domains-containing protein 3 (The sequence of the model RefSeq protein was modified relative to this genomic sequence to represent the inferred CDS: inserted 1 base in 1 codon) — protein sequence MDQTPQSLVPAQDSGPLSSITAQPAPPQSSITAQPAPPQSSITAQPAPPQSSITAQGGSVVVAPQLVGCNVGGSVYQNISVTMPSHGADEDLQKVKGKHKSNMKKKFGSIFEGLEKRETXTLLDNIYTELYITTGESEGVNKEHEVWQIEDTARTKAFQDHAINCNDIFKSLDPKTEEHNDKSQSKQAVPVRTVLTKGIAGIGKTVSVQKFILDWAEGIANRDVDFVFALPFRDLNFIKDDYNLLELLSDFHPELTDIKDAKKFADCKVVFILDGLDESQLPLDFHNNKRLSNVTKTTSVDVLLTNLIKGNLLPSALLWITSRPAAVDKIPSDCFDRVTEVRGFNDPQKEEYFKKRFSDDENLSSKIISHIKTSRSLFIMCHIPVFCWITAMVLGKMLSENDHGKVPKTLTEMYIRLLLTLTSMKNKKYNGKNEPDPRILSESDVQIILKLGKLAFQNLEKSNLVFSEDDLRGCGIDVKEGFLLSGMCTEIFREEDPMFRANKYSFVHLSIQEFFAALYVAYLFVSENVNPFASRENRLPRSNYGYFGEGDDFSEDEDYRPQPRGSQQQQKTLHDLQRSAVDEALKSKTGHLDLFLRFLLGISLESNQILLKCLQLQTEGDKESIQNTIQYIKDKLSDERQYPSPERCINLFHCLIELNDTSFVNEIQRFLTSKNPAEKNLTPAQCSAMAYVLLMSEEVLDKLDVREYNTSDEGRKRLVPAVRCCRKAILADCRLTTSCCETVASALQLPDSQLRELDLSGNALLDLKSLSVGLRSPNCRLESLNLSHINMGRSGPELLKAVLMGAHSQPLVLRLTSCDLKDDICETVASALQSAGSCLTELDLSYNKLTDTGVKQISSGLMSPHCNLKILRLTGCGVTEESCGSLSSAIAVSQLEELRLGCNKLGDSGVKLLSAGLMDPHCQIQTLGLRECNLSGVPVSPLAPVLWSYSVLRELDLRDNSLWYSGMRLLSAGLRNPNCALQTLRLSGCLVTEKGCTFLASALESNPSHLRELDLSFNHPGDSGVKLLSARLEDPHCRLEKLSLDHGGESRIKPGLRKYACQLKLNDMSADSDLTLSEDNTRVVRRTQVNRYPYLDFSDSDDSDRTKKLDKWAKVRCREPLSDGRFYWQVEWTGWVDIGVTYTSRSVTEKKRSWGLFCCNEQYTFIHNIRFSVVPVPRPDPKCIGVYLDFPAGALSFYSVSSGTLTHLYTFHTTFTEPLYPQFKIMCDEMEIFGSVKIQTL from the exons ATGGATCAGACTCCTCAGTCCCTCGTTCCAGCCCAGGACTCTGGTCCGCTGTCCTCCATTACGGCTCAGCCTGCCCCACCACAGTCCTCCATTACGGCTCAGCCTGCCCCACCACAGTCCTCCATTACGGCTCAGCCTGCCCCACCACAGTCCTCCATTACAGCTCAGGGTGGTTCTGTTGTTGTTGCACCCCAACTTGTTGGCTGCAATGTCGGAGGTTCAGTTTATCAAAACATCAGCGTTACTATGCCTTCACATGGTGCTG ATGAAGATCTGCAAAAAGTCAAGGGCAAACACAAGTCCAACATGAAGAAGAAGTTTGGGAGCATCTTTGAGGGCTTGGAAAAGCGGGAAA CAACATTGCTGGACAATATTTACACCGAGCTCTACATCACAACTGGGGAGAGTGAAGGGGTTAATAAAGAGCATGAGGTATGGCAGATTGAAGATACGGCTCGGACCAAAGCATTTCAAGACCATGCAATCAACTGCAATGACATCTTTAAATCTTTAGACCCTAAGACAGAGGAACATAATGACAAATCCCAATCCAAACAAGCGGTACCcgtcagaactgtgctgacaaagggaatcgctggcattggaaaaacggTCTCAGTGCAGAAGTTCATCCTTGACTGGGCAGAAGGAATAGCCAATCGGGATGTAGATTTTGTCTTCGCACTTCCATTCAGGGACTTGAATTTCATCAAAGATGACTACAATCTCTTGGAGCTCCTGAGTGACTTCCACCCTGAACTAACAGATATCAAGGATGCAAAGAAGTTTGCTGACTGCAAAGTCGTGTTCATCTTGGATGGTCTGGATGAAAGCCAACTTCCACTGGATTTCCATAACAACAAGAGGTTGTCTAATGTAACCAAGACAACATCAGTGGACgtgctgctgacaaacctcatcaaggggaatctgcttccttctgctctcctctggataacctcCCGACCAGCAGCAGTTGATAAGATACCCTCCGACTGTTTTGACCGTGTAACAGAAGTTCGGGGATTCAACGACCCACAGAAAGAAGAATACTTcaagaagagattcagtgatgatgaGAACCTGTCCAGCaaaatcatctcacacataaagacatcgaGGAGTCTCttcatcatgtgccacattccagtcttctgttggattacTGCCATGGTTCTTGGGAAAATGTTGAGTGAAAATGACCATGGAAAAGTCCCTAaaactctgactgagatgtacattCGTTTACTTCTCACTCTGACAAGCATGAAGAACAAGAAATATAATGGGAAAAACGAACCAGATCCTCGTATTCTGTCAGAGTCTGACGTACAGATCATTCTGAAGCTTGGAAAACTAGCCTTCCAAAATTTGGAAAAGAGCAATCTGGTGTTTTCTGAAGACGATCTGAGAGGGTgtggcattgatgtcaaagaaGGCTTCTTGCTCTCAGGGATGTGCACAGAGATCTTCAGAGAGGAGGACCCAATGTTTAGAGCAAACAAGTACAGCTTTGTGCATCTCAGCATTCAGGAGTTCTTCGCTGCACTCTATGTTGCCTACCTCTTTGTCAGTGAAAATGTCAACCCGTTTGCATCAAGAGAGAACAGGCTACCAAGATCGAATTACGGGTATTTTGGAGAAGGTGATGACTTCAGTGAGGACGAAGATTACAGGCCACAACCCAGAGGTTCTCAGCAGCAGCAGAAAACACTGCATGACTTGCAGAGGAGTGCGGTGGATGAAGCTTTGAAGAGCAAGACCGGTCATCTAGACctcttcctccgcttccttctgggcatctcactggagtccaatcagatcCTCTTGAAATGCCTACAGCTCCAGActgagggagacaaagagagtatCCAGAATACCATCCAATACATCAAAGACAAGCTCTCAGACGAAAGACAATATCCCTccccagagaggtgcatcaatctcttCCACTGTTTGATTGAGTTGAACGATACCTCGTTTGTGAATGAAATTCAAAGGTTCTTGACATCCAAAAACCCTGCTGAGAAGAACCTGACGCCTGCACAGTGCTCGGCGATGGCATACGTACTCTTGATGTCAGAGGAAGTGTTGGACAAACTGGACGTGAGAGAGTACAACACGTCAGATGAGGGGCGTAAGAGGCTGGTCCCTGCTGTTCGATGCTGCCGAAAGGCTAT ACTAGCGGACTGCCGCCTTACAACGAGTTGCTGTGAAACGGTGGCATCTGCACTACAGCTGCCCGACTCCcagctgagagagctggaccttaGCGGCAACGCCCTGTTGGACCTGAAGTCCCTCTCTGTTGGACTGAGGAGTCCCAACTGCCGACTGGAGTCACTTAACCTTAGCCATATCAACATGGGAAGATCGGGACCAGAGCTTCTAAAGGCTGTGCTGATGGGTGCTCACAGCCAGCCACTTGTGTTGAG ACTCACCAGTTGTGATCTCAAAGATGACATTTGTGAAACCGTTGCCTCGGCTCTCCAGTCAGCTGGCTCATGTCTGACAGAGCTGGATCTCAGCTACAACAAACTGACAGACACAGGGGTGAAGCAGATCTCCAGTGGTCTTATGAGTCCACACTGTAACCTGAAGATACTGAG ACTGACTGGTTGTGGGGTTACAGAGGAGTCCTGTGGAAGTTTATCCTCTGCTATAGCAGTCTCTCAGCTCGAGGAACTACGTCTGGGCTGCAACAAACTGGGCGACTCTGGAGTAAAGCTGCTGTCTGCTGGACTGATGGATCCACACTGTCAGATACAGACTCTGGG GCTAAGGGAGTGTAATCTCTCAGGCGTTCCTGTGTCTCCCCTGGCTCCTGTCCTGTGGTCATACTCAgtactgagagagctggacctgagagACAACAGCCTGTGGTACTCTGGAATGAGGCTCCTCTCTGCTGGACTGAGGAACCCCAACTGTGCCTTACAGACTCTTAG gCTTTCTGGTTGTctagtcacagagaaaggctgtacGTTTCTTGCCTCTGCTCTGGAGTCAAATCCCTCCcacctgagagaactggacctgagcttcaatcacccaggagactccggagtgaagctgctctctgctagactggaggatccacactgtagACTGGAGAAACTCAG TTtggaccatggtggagagtccaGAATCAAACCAGGCCTGAGGAAAT ATGCCTGCCAGCTCAAGCTGAACGATATGTCAGCAGATAGTGACCTGACTCTGTCCGAGGACAACACGAGGGTGGTGAGGAGAACGCAGGTTAACCGATATCCTTATTTGGATTTCTCGGATTCAGATGACTCAGATCGGACAAAAAAGTTGGATAAGTGGGCCAAAGTACGCTGCAGGGAGCCCCTGTCTGATGGTCGTTTCTACTGGCAGGTTGAATGGACTGGCTGGGTTGACATTGGGGTGACATATACATCCAGATCGGTTACTGAGAAGAAGAGGTCTTGGGGGCTTTTCTGCTGCAATGAACAGTACACATTTATTCATAATATCAGGTTCTCAGTTGTGCCAGTACCCAGGCCGGACCCAAAGTGtataggagtgtatctggactttCCGGCCGGCGCTCTGTCCTTTTACAGCGTCTCCTCTGGtacactgacccacctgtacacattccacACCACGTTCACTGAGCCCCTTTACCCTCAGTTCAAAATCATGTGTGATGAGATGGAGATATTTGGCTCAGTTAAAATCCAAACTCTGTGA